A stretch of the Comamonas testosteroni TK102 genome encodes the following:
- a CDS encoding RNA recognition motif domain-containing protein: MGNKLYVGNLPYTFRDQDLQDSFSEFGTVNSAKVMMERDTGRSKGFGFVEMGSDAEAQAAIQGLHGQNRGGRDLVVNEARPMEPRPPRSGGFGGGFGGGREGGGGFGGGRGDGGGFGGGRGDGGGYGRRNSY; this comes from the coding sequence ATGGGCAACAAGCTTTACGTAGGCAATCTGCCTTACACTTTCCGCGACCAAGATCTGCAAGACAGCTTCAGCGAATTCGGCACTGTGAACAGCGCCAAGGTGATGATGGAGCGCGACACCGGCCGCTCCAAGGGCTTCGGCTTTGTGGAAATGGGCAGCGATGCCGAGGCACAAGCTGCTATACAGGGCCTGCATGGCCAAAACCGTGGCGGCCGTGATCTGGTCGTGAACGAAGCACGTCCCATGGAACCCCGTCCTCCCCGCTCCGGCGGCTTTGGCGGTGGCTTCGGTGGTGGCCGTGAAGGCGGCGGCGGCTTCGGCGGTGGCCGTGGTGACGGCGGCGGCTTCGGCGGCGGCCGTGGCGATGGCGGCGGCTATGGCCGTCGCAATAGCTACTAA
- a CDS encoding RNA recognition motif domain-containing protein, with translation MGNKLYVGNLPYGVRDNDLEQAFGQFGAVASARVMMERDTGRSKGFGFVEMASEAEAQAAIQGMNGQPLGGRSLVVNEARPMEPRPPRTGGYGGGFRSEGGFGGGNRDGGYGGGRNEGGGYGRGDGGGRGEGGFRSPYGSGPRHGGRGGYGGGNNHGE, from the coding sequence ATGGGCAATAAGCTGTATGTCGGCAACCTTCCCTATGGTGTGCGCGACAACGATCTGGAGCAGGCGTTCGGCCAGTTTGGAGCTGTCGCAAGTGCACGCGTCATGATGGAAAGAGACACCGGCCGCTCCAAAGGCTTTGGTTTTGTGGAAATGGCCAGTGAAGCGGAAGCACAGGCTGCCATTCAAGGCATGAATGGCCAACCCCTGGGTGGCCGCAGCCTCGTCGTGAATGAAGCGCGCCCCATGGAACCCCGTCCTCCTCGCACCGGTGGTTATGGCGGAGGTTTCCGCAGTGAAGGTGGCTTTGGCGGCGGTAATCGCGATGGCGGTTATGGTGGCGGCCGTAATGAAGGCGGTGGCTATGGCCGCGGCGACGGTGGCGGCCGCGGTGAGGGCGGCTTCCGCAGCCCCTATGGCTCTGGTCCGCGTCACGGTGGTCGCGGCGGCTACGGTGGTGGCAATAACCACGGCGAATAA